The genomic stretch TTACAGCGGGTAAATCTTTGGCAACTACTGGTGGTCATGCAGATCCTACAAACGGAAGTAGTAGAAAACTAATTGGAAATCCTGGACCAAAAGAAGGTGTCGTAAATTCTGTAGATGATGCAAAAAAAGCTGTTAGACAGCGTTATAAAAACGGAGCAGATTGTATAAAAATAACAGCAACAGGAGGTGTTTTAAGTGTTGCAAAATCAGGCGATAATCCGCAGTTTACAATAGAAGAGATTAAAGCTATTTGTGAAACGGCTGAAGATTATGGAATGCATGTTGCTGCGCACGCGCACGGAGATGAAGGAATGAAAAGAGCAATAATAGGAGGTGTTAAAACCATAGAACACGGAACTTATATGAGTGAAGGGACAATGGGGTTAATGAAAAAACACGATACATATTTAGTGCCAACAATTACTGCAGGTAAAGAAGTAGAAGAGAAAGCTAAAATTGAAGGTTTTTATCCAGAAATAGTTGTTCCTAAAGCTTTAGCAGTTGGTCCACAGATTCAAGGAACTTTTGCAAAAGCGTATAAAAAAGGTGTTGGAATTGCTTTTGGTACAGATGCAGGTGTTTTTAAGCATGGTAATAATGGTAAAGAATTTGGTTTTATGGTTGAGGCCGGTATGCCAGCTATAGAAGCAATTCAATCTGCAACAATTACAAATGCGATGTTATTAAAGATGTCAGATGAAATTGGTCAGATTCAAAAAGGATTTTATGCAGATATTATAGCTGTAGATGAAGATCCAACAAAAAACATTAACACAATGGAAAATGTAGTTTTTGTGATGAAAAACGGTGTTGTTTACAAGGAAAAATAGCTCTTGAAAAGCGTAACAAAAAAAAATGGGAAAGCCAAGTGCTTTAGAATGAATAATAGTTTTTTTATGATTGGTAAAATTAATTTTCGAAGTAATTTATTTGTTTTCGGTATTCCGTTATTAATGTTTCTATTATTGGTAACAATTACAAAAAGATCTAATCTTGTTTCAGAAATTTCAGTATTTGTACTTATAGATTTGTTAATAACAGTTCCTTTTGTCTATTATTTATTAATTAGGAGTAAAGACATTTCTAATAAAACAATAATTATTGTTGCTTTGCTAGGTTCTTTTATTGCGTGCTCTATTCTTCCAAAAGAAAATCTAAAAATTTATGCATTGCCCTTTGTTGAGGTTTTAGTTGTTTTTTTGTGATAATAAAAAGTAGTAGTGAACTAAAAAAAGTAAAAGAAAACAAAAATAATTCTTTAGATTTTTATGAGATAGTTTAAAGAATTTGTACGAAAATAATGCCTCAAATTATAGGAAATATTCTAGCTGCTGAAATTTCTGTTGTTTATTACGGTCTTTTTAATTGGAGGAAGAGAAAGTTAAAAGAAAATGAGTTTTCTTATCATAAAGAAAGTACAGCTAATAGTGTAATTCTGGGGTTTCTATTGGTTATTGTTGTAGAAGCGTTTGTAACACATTCTATGATAAAAGTGGGTAATAGCAAGGGGACATTTATTTTAACGACCTTAAGTATTTATACCTTTTTACAAGTATTGGCGCTTATAAAATCTTTATCGAGAAGACCTGTTTTTATAGATTTAAAAAAGAAACAAGTAGTTTTAAAATTCGGCATTTTAGCAAATGCAATTATTCCTTTTGAAACAATTAAAGAGATAGAGGTTTCTACGAAAGAGTTTTCAGAAAAATCTCCAATAAAGTACTTTTCGCCGTTAGGAAGCTCATCAGGACATAATGTAATTATTTATTTGAATAAAAATATAAAGTTCGAAAGCTTTTACGGTTTTAAGAAGAAAGCAACGTCTTTGGCTGTTTTTATAGATGCTAAAAATGATTTTGTAAATTTAAATTAAAAAAGAAATGATTAATCATTAAAAATAATATGCTGATAAGCGCCAATATCAGGATTTGAAGTTCTGTCTACACCTAAGATATCAATATTAAAAGGAGTAGATAAAGCTTTATTTATAGCGTCACTATTCTCACCAATTATAAAATTACTTTTCTGAGTATCTTTAAAATTAGCATTTCCGTTTAAAATAATATCACTGTAATTTGTGTTGTTGTTAAAGTCTAGTTCTGTAATGCCTTCAAAAGAATTATTGGTATCATTAAAACGAATCATACAATTTTTGATGGCATAATTAAATAAACTCCCATTATTTAAATTATCTAAAATAAACTCTATATTATTATTGCCTTCAAAAATACAATTGGTAAAATTTGCAGCTTTTAAATCTCTAGTTTCTGCAATTTCTTCTCCACTTTCATTTGTATAGGTAAAAAAGTTATTTACTAACACGGCTGGTAATTGTCTTATTCCATTGTTCCAATAATTTGCGAAAGTACTGTGGGTAAAATTATAAGTTCCTCCAATGGTAGCGGCCAAAGAGGCTTGACCTGCAGAACCAATTACAACATTATTTCCTTCAATATTTGTTTCTCTAGCTAAAATTCCGAAGTTAGAATGGTTGTAGATTTCGGTATTTTCTAATTTTAAAGTTGGCGATGTACTGCTGCCTATACTATCAATTAAAATTCCGATGATACCATTTTTTATAATTGTGTTTTTTATTTCGTTTTCTGTACTTCCGGCTCGCATCCAAAGAGTTCCCCATTGTCCAGGAATTTCACTAAAACTATTTTCTAGTCTATCACCTTCAAAAATAACTTTATCATTAAGAGTTCCGTTTACTTTTAAGGTAGCTTTATTGTCTACGATTAAACCCGAATTATCATGAAAATGAACTCTTGCACCAGCTTCTATAGTAAGTGTTTTATTTGCAGGTACCGCAGCATAACCATAAATTACAGTTGGTTTTGTTTTATTAAAAATAAGTTCATCATCATTTAAAAAACGACCTTTAATTGTCGTTGGTTCTCCGTCTAAAGTTAAACTATCAATTTTCATAGAGATAGCATCTTTACCCGGATAAATAAAGTTTGCATCTTCAACCAAAGTAACCAAATCTACGTTTTGTTCTTTATCTCCGTTATCAAATAAAATTCTGTCTGTATACAGCGGATTTGTTTCTGCCGAAACATCTACTGTGGTTTCTATAAATACGTAGATACTATCTTTAGCAAGTATATCTATATTATTAAATGTTTTACCGGCAATACCATCTACGTTTAATCTATAATTAGAACTGTTTCCTTTTTCTAAAGTAATATAAGGAATGGTGATTGCATTATTACTTCTATTATATACTTTTAAATTATAAGTTGCAGAACCAATATTTGTAAAAACAGTATCTAAAAAAACGGTGTCTTTAGAAAATTCTAAAGCTCCAAAACTTTCTATTGTAGAGAAATCTTTTCTGCAAGAACTTACAGAAATTAAAGCAATACAAATAACGAAAGAAATAAAATAACGCATAAATTAATGTTTTGTAAGTATAAGTTCTTATATACGTAAAAGTAATATAATTATTGCTTAACCAATTCTATTTCAAATAATTTGCCCCAATATTTACCGGTAACAAACAATCTGTTATTTTCTGCATCGTATGCAATACCATTTAAAACCTCATCGTTTTCT from Polaribacter marinaquae encodes the following:
- a CDS encoding metal-dependent hydrolase family protein, coding for MKKLLLLFTTLFMLQNVNAQTTYILCGKLLDTKSGVISSKKTIVVKGDKVSKILDGYVAPKSSTANVIDLKDKVVLPGLIDFHVHIEQEFNRNTRLNNYILNEADVAFNSVGFAKTTLLNGFTSVRDLGGTGVNISIKNAINSGKIMGPRVFTAGKSLATTGGHADPTNGSSRKLIGNPGPKEGVVNSVDDAKKAVRQRYKNGADCIKITATGGVLSVAKSGDNPQFTIEEIKAICETAEDYGMHVAAHAHGDEGMKRAIIGGVKTIEHGTYMSEGTMGLMKKHDTYLVPTITAGKEVEEKAKIEGFYPEIVVPKALAVGPQIQGTFAKAYKKGVGIAFGTDAGVFKHGNNGKEFGFMVEAGMPAIEAIQSATITNAMLLKMSDEIGQIQKGFYADIIAVDEDPTKNINTMENVVFVMKNGVVYKEK